A genomic stretch from Burkholderia pyrrocinia includes:
- a CDS encoding sn-glycerol-3-phosphate import ATP-binding protein UgpC, whose translation MAALSLKGVRKSYDGKQHVLHGIDVEIADGEFIVLVGPSGCGKSTLLRMIAGLESVTDGEIAIGERVVNALEPKDRDIAMVFQNYALYPHMTVAQNMGYGLKIRGIERAAIDSRVAAAAKILELEPLLARRPRELSGGQRQRVAMGRAIVREPSVFLFDEPLSNLDAKLRVQMRLEIQRLHARLATTSVYVTHDQIEAMTLAQRVIVMNRGYAEQIGAPVDVYEKPATVFVAGFIGSPAMNLMHGRLSDDGATFTVAGGGPALPVAGAPGIGAEIATGRDWVLGVRPEHMTPQPGVAQATLPVDSCELLGADNLAHGRWGNHDVAVRLPHADRPARGTALAAALPAHRLHFFDPETGKRAG comes from the coding sequence ATGGCTGCGCTGAGCTTGAAGGGCGTCAGGAAATCCTACGACGGCAAGCAGCATGTGCTGCATGGCATCGACGTCGAGATCGCCGACGGCGAATTCATCGTGCTGGTCGGCCCGTCGGGCTGCGGCAAATCGACGTTGCTGCGGATGATCGCGGGGCTCGAGAGCGTGACGGATGGCGAGATCGCGATCGGCGAGCGCGTCGTCAACGCGCTGGAGCCGAAGGATCGAGACATCGCGATGGTGTTCCAGAACTATGCGCTGTACCCGCACATGACGGTCGCGCAGAACATGGGCTACGGGCTGAAGATCCGCGGGATCGAGCGTGCGGCGATCGACTCGCGGGTGGCCGCGGCCGCGAAGATCCTCGAGCTCGAGCCGCTGCTCGCGCGGCGGCCGCGCGAGCTGTCGGGCGGCCAGCGGCAGCGCGTCGCGATGGGGCGCGCGATCGTGCGCGAGCCGTCGGTGTTCCTGTTCGACGAACCGTTGTCGAACCTCGACGCGAAGCTGCGCGTGCAGATGCGGCTCGAGATCCAGCGGCTGCATGCGCGGCTCGCGACGACGAGCGTCTACGTGACGCACGACCAGATCGAGGCGATGACGCTCGCGCAGCGTGTGATCGTGATGAACCGCGGCTACGCGGAGCAGATCGGTGCACCGGTCGACGTGTACGAGAAGCCGGCGACGGTGTTCGTCGCGGGCTTCATCGGCTCGCCCGCGATGAACCTGATGCACGGCCGGCTGTCGGACGACGGCGCGACCTTTACGGTCGCGGGCGGCGGCCCCGCGCTGCCGGTCGCCGGCGCGCCCGGTATCGGCGCGGAGATCGCCACCGGGCGCGACTGGGTGCTCGGCGTACGCCCCGAACACATGACGCCGCAGCCGGGCGTCGCGCAGGCGACGCTGCCCGTCGACTCGTGCGAGCTGCTCGGCGCCGACAATCTCGCGCACGGCCGCTGGGGCAACCACGACGTCGCGGTGCGCCTGCCGCACGCGGACCGTCCGGCGCGCGGCACGGCGCTGGCGGCCGCGCTGCCCGCGCACCGGCTGCATTTCTTCGATCCCGAAACCGGCAAGCGTGCCGGCTGA
- the ugpQ gene encoding glycerophosphodiester phosphodiesterase encodes MTSRTDWPYPRVVAHRGGGTLAPENTLAALDEGARRGHRMVEFDAKLSADDVTFLLHDDTVDRTSNGQGAAAGMRYAALAALDAGAWLDARFAGERMPTLEAAAARCIAHGLAANVEIKPCPGRERETGQRVAADAAAYWRDAEIPPLLSSFSFDALQQARATVPALPRGMLYEAVPDDWHAQVVDALGCVSLHADHKRLDEPLVRAIKAAGLRILVYTVNDLERARELARWGVDAVCTDRIDLIAPDALDDIA; translated from the coding sequence ATGACTTCCCGTACCGACTGGCCTTATCCGCGCGTCGTCGCCCATCGCGGCGGCGGCACGCTCGCGCCGGAGAACACGCTCGCCGCGCTCGACGAGGGGGCGCGACGCGGTCACCGGATGGTCGAGTTCGACGCGAAGCTGTCGGCCGACGACGTGACGTTCCTGCTGCACGACGACACGGTCGACCGAACCTCGAACGGCCAGGGGGCAGCGGCGGGCATGCGTTATGCGGCGCTGGCCGCGCTCGACGCGGGCGCATGGCTCGACGCGCGCTTCGCGGGCGAGCGGATGCCGACGCTCGAGGCGGCGGCGGCGCGCTGCATCGCGCACGGCCTGGCCGCGAATGTCGAGATCAAGCCGTGCCCGGGGCGCGAGCGCGAGACGGGGCAGCGCGTGGCGGCCGACGCGGCCGCGTACTGGCGCGATGCCGAGATCCCTCCGCTGCTGTCGTCGTTCTCGTTCGATGCGCTGCAGCAGGCGCGCGCGACCGTGCCGGCGCTGCCGCGCGGGATGCTCTACGAGGCCGTGCCGGACGACTGGCATGCGCAGGTCGTCGACGCGCTCGGCTGCGTATCGTTGCATGCAGACCACAAACGGCTCGATGAACCGCTCGTGCGCGCGATCAAGGCGGCCGGGCTGCGCATCCTGGTGTACACGGTGAACGACCTCGAACGGGCGCGCGAACTCGCGCGCTGGGGCGTCGACGCGGTCTGCACTGACCGGATCGACCTGATCGCCCCCGATGCGCTGGACGATATCGCGTAG
- a CDS encoding OmpW/AlkL family protein: protein MKRKLAITGAAALAFTFAGGTAHAQSAGDFYVSTGWFHLSPQDSSDPLFVYRVGGTPINQSIPNTGAGINDADTLGLATGYFVTDHISTELVMGIPPKFDITGKGQFEKFGVLGRAYQWSPAVLLRYHFNDANAKFRPYVGVGATYVWFTGAKITNGTFENGVLGGPTSATTSNQWAPVFNAGFSYNFTKHWFAGLSISYIPVSVTATFTTARRTPVGTLTETSKAKISLNPIVTYLNVGYRF, encoded by the coding sequence ATGAAACGAAAACTGGCCATTACGGGGGCCGCAGCGCTCGCATTCACGTTTGCGGGCGGTACGGCACACGCACAATCCGCAGGTGATTTCTACGTCAGCACCGGCTGGTTCCACCTGTCGCCGCAGGACAGCAGCGACCCGCTGTTCGTGTACCGCGTTGGCGGCACGCCCATCAACCAATCGATTCCCAACACGGGCGCCGGCATCAATGACGCCGACACGCTTGGGCTCGCAACTGGCTACTTCGTCACCGACCACATCTCCACCGAGCTCGTTATGGGGATACCGCCGAAGTTCGACATTACCGGCAAGGGTCAGTTCGAAAAGTTCGGCGTACTCGGCCGTGCGTACCAGTGGAGCCCCGCCGTATTGCTTCGCTACCACTTCAACGACGCCAACGCGAAGTTCCGTCCGTATGTCGGCGTCGGCGCGACGTATGTCTGGTTCACCGGCGCAAAGATCACGAACGGCACGTTCGAGAACGGCGTGCTCGGCGGCCCGACCAGCGCAACGACCAGCAACCAGTGGGCGCCCGTCTTCAACGCCGGCTTCTCGTACAACTTCACGAAACACTGGTTCGCAGGCCTGTCGATCTCGTACATCCCGGTCAGCGTGACCGCGACCTTCACGACGGCCCGCCGGACGCCGGTCGGCACCCTGACCGAAACGTCGAAAGCGAAGATCTCGCTCAACCCGATCGTCACGTATCTGAACGTCGGCTACCGCTTCTAA
- a CDS encoding transposase: MARLARLYVPDQPQHVILRGLDQQPAFVDDQDYELFIDCLKAAARDHHLSVHAYVLLPRQVQLLVTPSDEASLPKAMQAVGRRYVAHFNRRYSRRGTLWEGRYRATVIEGERYFLLASRVVEMSPVRSQLVATPEAYRWSSYRHHVGLTVDSLITDHPLYWALGNTPFDRQRAYKELCEQPLDERQADQLQQATLKGWVLGGENYREWAARTANRRVSPLPRGRPRKVRENTPPIQQ, translated from the coding sequence ATGGCACGGTTAGCACGACTCTACGTTCCCGACCAGCCGCAGCACGTGATACTGCGCGGCCTGGATCAGCAACCCGCGTTCGTCGACGACCAGGACTACGAACTCTTCATCGATTGCCTGAAGGCCGCCGCGCGCGATCATCACCTGTCGGTGCATGCCTATGTGCTGCTGCCGCGCCAGGTGCAACTCCTCGTGACGCCGAGCGACGAGGCGAGCCTGCCGAAAGCGATGCAGGCCGTCGGTCGCCGCTACGTCGCGCATTTCAACCGGCGCTATTCGCGGCGCGGCACCCTGTGGGAAGGCCGCTATCGCGCGACCGTGATCGAAGGCGAGCGCTATTTCCTGCTCGCGAGCCGCGTGGTCGAGATGAGCCCGGTGCGCTCGCAGCTCGTCGCGACGCCCGAAGCCTATCGCTGGTCGAGCTACCGGCATCACGTCGGGCTCACCGTCGACAGCCTGATCACCGACCATCCGCTCTACTGGGCGCTCGGCAACACGCCGTTCGACCGCCAGCGTGCGTACAAGGAGCTGTGCGAGCAGCCGCTCGACGAGCGGCAGGCCGACCAGTTGCAGCAGGCGACGCTGAAGGGCTGGGTGCTCGGCGGCGAGAACTACCGCGAGTGGGCGGCGCGCACCGCGAACCGGCGCGTGTCGCCGCTGCCGCGCGGACGCCCCAGAAAGGTGCGCGAGAACACGCCGCCGATCCAGCAATAA
- a CDS encoding glutamate synthase-related protein, with protein sequence MNDHQQPLAAVPAAQGLYDPQNEHDACGVGFVAHIKGKKSHEIIQQGLKILENLDHRGAVGADPLMGDGAGILIQIPDAFYREEMSKQGVMLPPAGEYGVGMIFLPKENASRLACEQELERTVKAEGQVVLGWRDVPVDHAMPISPTVKASEPLIRQIFIGRGKDIMVTDALERKLYVIRKTASHRIQALKLKHGKEYFVPSMSARTVVYKGLLLAGQVGVYYRDLQDARVVSALALVHQRFSTNTFPAWELAHPYRMIAHNGEINTVKGNVNWLNARTGAIASHVLADDLPKLWPLIYPGQSDTASFDNCLELLVMAGYPLVHAVMMMIPEAWEQHTLMDENRRAFYEYHAAMMEPWDGPAAIAFTDGRQIGATLDRNGLRPARYIVTDDDLVIMASEAGTLPIPESKIVKKWRLQPGKMFLIDMEHGRIIDDKELKDNLANAKPYKSWIDAVRIKLDEIEPKAEEVAAGRTQGAALLDRQQAFGYTQEDLKFLMAPMALQGEEAVGSMGNDSPLAVMSNKNKTLYHYFKQLFAQVTNPPIDPIRENMVMSLVSFIGPKPNLLDTNNINPPMRLEVSQPVLDFKDIAKIRAIDQYTGGKFSAYELNICYPVAWGKEGIEARLASLCAEAVDAVKSGYNMLIVSDRKTDAEHVAIPALLATSAIHTHLVQQGLRTSTGLVVETGSARETHHFALLAGYGAEAVHPYLAMETLAKMAEGLSGDLSPEKAVYNFTKAVGKGLQKVMSKMGISTYMSYTGAQIFEALGLSSDLVEKYFKGTASKVGGIGLFEVAEEAIRLHRDAFGDSPVLRDMLDAGGEYAYRVRGEDHMWTPDSIAKLQHATRSNSYQTYKEYAHLINDQTKRHMTFRGLFEFKVSPAKAISIDEVEPAKDIVKRFATGAMSLGSISTEAHATLAIAMNRIGGKSNTGEGGEDEKRYRNELRGIPIKSGETLKSVIGDEIVSDIPLKDGDSLRSKIKQVASGRFGVTAEYLASADQIQIKMAQGAKPGEGGQLPGHKVSEYIGKLRYSVPGVGLISPPPHHDIYSIEDLAQLIHDLKNVNPSSSISVKLVSEVGVGTVAAGVAKAKADHVVIAGHDGGTGASPLSSVKHAGTPWELGLAETQQTLVLNRLRGRIRVQADGQMKTGRDVVIGALLGADEFGFATAPLVVEGCIMMRKCHLNTCPVGVATQDPVLRAKFKGQPEHVVNYFFFVAEEVREIMAQLGIAKFDDLIGRADLLDTRKGVEHWKAKGLDFSRVFYQPEECEDVAPRHVDVQDHGLERALDHVLIEKAKAAIENGEHVSFIQPVRNVNRTVGAMLSGVIAKKHGHDGLADDAVHIQLKGTAGQSFGAFLAKGVTLDLVGDGNDYVGKGLSGGRIIIRPTNDFRGKSEENIICGNTVMYGAIEGEAFFRGVAGERFCVRNSGATAVVEGTGDHGCEYMTGGTVVVLGETGRNFAAGMSGGLAYIYDPEGMFAAKCNKSMVALEPVLQQAEQERTVDRALWHAGTTDEALLKGLVERHFQFTGSPRAKSLLENWDAARRQFVKVFPHEYKRALGEIGAKKAAKEVLAA encoded by the coding sequence ATGAACGACCACCAGCAGCCGCTCGCCGCGGTGCCCGCCGCACAAGGTCTGTACGACCCGCAAAACGAACACGACGCCTGTGGCGTCGGCTTCGTCGCTCACATCAAGGGCAAGAAGAGCCACGAGATCATCCAGCAGGGTCTGAAGATCCTCGAGAACCTCGATCACCGCGGCGCGGTCGGCGCCGATCCGCTGATGGGCGACGGCGCGGGCATCCTGATCCAGATTCCGGACGCGTTCTATCGCGAGGAAATGTCGAAGCAGGGCGTGATGCTGCCGCCCGCCGGCGAATACGGGGTCGGGATGATCTTCCTGCCGAAGGAAAACGCGTCGCGTCTCGCGTGCGAGCAGGAGCTCGAGCGCACGGTGAAGGCCGAAGGCCAGGTCGTGCTCGGCTGGCGCGACGTGCCGGTCGACCATGCGATGCCGATTTCGCCGACCGTGAAGGCGAGCGAGCCGCTGATCCGCCAGATCTTCATCGGCCGCGGCAAGGACATCATGGTGACGGACGCGCTCGAGCGGAAGCTGTACGTGATCCGCAAGACGGCGAGCCACCGCATCCAGGCACTGAAGCTCAAGCACGGCAAGGAATACTTCGTGCCGTCGATGTCGGCGCGCACGGTCGTCTACAAGGGGCTGCTGCTGGCCGGCCAGGTCGGCGTGTATTACCGCGACCTGCAGGACGCGCGCGTCGTGTCGGCGCTCGCGCTCGTGCACCAGCGCTTCTCGACCAACACGTTCCCGGCGTGGGAACTGGCCCACCCGTACCGGATGATCGCGCACAACGGCGAGATCAACACCGTGAAGGGCAACGTGAACTGGCTGAACGCGCGTACCGGCGCGATCGCGTCGCACGTGCTCGCCGACGATCTGCCGAAGCTGTGGCCGCTGATCTACCCGGGCCAGTCGGACACCGCATCGTTCGACAACTGTCTCGAACTGCTGGTGATGGCCGGCTACCCGCTCGTGCACGCGGTGATGATGATGATCCCGGAAGCGTGGGAACAGCACACGCTGATGGACGAGAACCGCCGCGCGTTCTACGAATACCACGCCGCGATGATGGAGCCGTGGGACGGCCCGGCCGCGATCGCGTTCACCGACGGCCGCCAGATCGGCGCGACGCTCGACCGTAACGGCCTGCGTCCGGCGCGCTACATCGTCACGGACGACGACCTCGTGATCATGGCGTCGGAAGCCGGCACGCTGCCGATCCCCGAATCGAAGATCGTCAAGAAGTGGCGCCTGCAGCCGGGCAAGATGTTCCTGATCGACATGGAACACGGCCGCATCATCGACGACAAGGAACTGAAGGACAACCTCGCGAACGCGAAGCCGTACAAGAGCTGGATCGACGCCGTGCGCATCAAGCTCGACGAGATCGAGCCGAAGGCCGAGGAAGTCGCGGCCGGCCGCACGCAGGGCGCCGCGCTGCTCGACCGCCAGCAGGCGTTCGGCTATACGCAGGAAGACCTGAAGTTCCTGATGGCGCCGATGGCGCTGCAGGGCGAAGAGGCCGTCGGTTCGATGGGCAACGACTCGCCGCTGGCGGTGATGTCGAACAAGAACAAGACGCTCTATCACTACTTCAAGCAGCTGTTCGCGCAGGTCACGAACCCGCCGATCGACCCGATCCGCGAGAACATGGTCATGTCGCTCGTGTCGTTCATCGGCCCGAAGCCGAACCTGCTCGACACGAACAACATCAACCCGCCGATGCGTCTCGAAGTGTCGCAGCCGGTGCTCGACTTCAAGGACATCGCGAAGATCCGTGCGATCGACCAGTACACGGGCGGCAAGTTCAGCGCGTACGAACTGAACATCTGCTACCCGGTCGCTTGGGGCAAGGAAGGCATCGAGGCGCGCCTCGCGTCGCTGTGCGCGGAAGCCGTCGACGCGGTGAAGTCGGGCTACAACATGCTGATCGTGTCGGACCGCAAGACGGACGCCGAGCACGTCGCGATTCCGGCGCTGCTCGCCACGTCGGCGATCCACACGCACCTCGTGCAGCAAGGGCTGCGCACGAGCACGGGCCTCGTCGTCGAAACGGGCTCCGCGCGTGAAACGCACCACTTCGCGCTGCTCGCGGGCTACGGCGCGGAAGCCGTGCACCCGTACCTCGCGATGGAAACGCTCGCGAAGATGGCCGAGGGCCTGTCGGGCGACCTGTCGCCGGAGAAGGCCGTCTACAACTTCACGAAGGCAGTCGGCAAGGGCCTGCAGAAGGTGATGTCGAAGATGGGCATCTCGACGTACATGTCGTACACGGGCGCGCAGATCTTCGAAGCGCTCGGCCTGTCGAGCGACCTCGTCGAGAAGTACTTCAAGGGCACGGCGTCGAAGGTCGGCGGCATCGGCCTGTTCGAAGTCGCGGAAGAGGCGATCCGCCTGCACCGCGACGCGTTCGGCGACAGCCCGGTCCTGCGCGACATGCTCGACGCGGGCGGCGAGTACGCGTACCGCGTGCGCGGCGAAGACCACATGTGGACGCCGGATTCGATCGCGAAGCTGCAGCACGCGACGCGCAGCAACTCATACCAGACGTACAAGGAATACGCGCACCTGATCAACGACCAGACCAAGCGTCACATGACGTTCCGCGGCCTGTTCGAGTTCAAGGTGTCGCCGGCGAAGGCGATTTCGATCGACGAAGTCGAACCGGCGAAGGACATCGTCAAGCGCTTTGCGACGGGTGCGATGTCGCTCGGTTCGATCAGCACCGAAGCGCACGCGACGCTCGCGATCGCGATGAACCGGATCGGCGGCAAGTCGAACACCGGCGAAGGCGGCGAGGACGAAAAGCGCTATCGCAACGAACTGCGCGGCATTCCGATCAAGTCGGGCGAGACGCTGAAGTCGGTGATCGGCGACGAGATTGTCAGCGACATTCCGCTGAAGGACGGCGATTCGTTGCGCTCGAAGATCAAGCAGGTCGCGTCGGGCCGCTTCGGCGTCACCGCCGAGTACCTCGCGTCGGCCGACCAGATCCAGATCAAGATGGCGCAGGGCGCGAAGCCGGGCGAAGGCGGCCAGCTGCCGGGCCACAAGGTGTCCGAATACATCGGCAAGCTGCGCTATTCGGTGCCGGGCGTCGGCCTGATCTCGCCGCCGCCGCACCACGACATCTACTCGATCGAGGATCTGGCGCAGCTGATCCACGACCTGAAGAACGTGAACCCGAGCTCGAGCATCTCGGTGAAGCTGGTGTCGGAAGTGGGCGTCGGCACGGTCGCGGCCGGTGTCGCGAAGGCGAAGGCCGATCACGTCGTGATCGCCGGCCATGACGGCGGCACGGGCGCATCGCCGCTGTCGTCGGTCAAGCACGCCGGTACGCCGTGGGAACTCGGCCTCGCCGAAACGCAGCAGACGCTGGTGCTGAACCGCCTGCGCGGCCGCATCCGCGTGCAGGCCGACGGCCAGATGAAGACGGGCCGCGACGTCGTGATCGGTGCGCTGCTCGGCGCGGACGAATTCGGCTTCGCGACGGCACCGCTCGTCGTCGAAGGCTGCATCATGATGCGCAAGTGCCACCTGAACACGTGCCCGGTCGGCGTCGCGACGCAGGATCCGGTGCTGCGTGCGAAGTTCAAGGGCCAGCCCGAGCACGTCGTGAACTACTTCTTCTTCGTCGCCGAGGAAGTGCGCGAGATCATGGCGCAGCTCGGCATCGCGAAGTTCGACGACCTGATCGGCCGCGCCGACCTGCTCGATACGCGCAAGGGCGTCGAGCACTGGAAGGCGAAGGGCCTCGACTTTTCGCGCGTGTTCTACCAGCCGGAAGAATGCGAGGACGTCGCGCCGCGTCACGTCGACGTGCAGGATCACGGCCTCGAGCGTGCGCTCGACCACGTGCTGATCGAGAAGGCGAAGGCCGCGATCGAGAACGGCGAGCATGTGTCGTTCATCCAGCCGGTGCGCAACGTGAACCGCACGGTCGGCGCGATGCTGTCGGGCGTGATCGCGAAGAAGCACGGCCATGACGGCCTGGCCGACGACGCGGTGCACATCCAGCTGAAGGGCACGGCCGGCCAGAGCTTCGGCGCGTTCCTCGCGAAGGGCGTGACGCTCGATCTCGTCGGCGACGGCAACGACTACGTCGGCAAGGGCCTGTCGGGCGGCCGGATCATTATCCGGCCGACCAACGACTTCCGCGGCAAGTCCGAGGAAAACATCATCTGCGGCAACACGGTGATGTACGGCGCGATCGAAGGCGAAGCGTTTTTCCGCGGCGTCGCGGGCGAGCGCTTCTGCGTGCGCAACTCGGGCGCGACGGCGGTCGTCGAAGGCACGGGCGACCACGGCTGCGAATACATGACGGGCGGCACGGTCGTCGTGCTCGGCGAGACGGGGCGCAACTTCGCGGCCGGCATGTCGGGCGGCCTCGCGTACATCTACGATCCGGAAGGCATGTTCGCGGCGAAGTGCAACAAGTCGATGGTCGCGCTCGAGCCGGTGCTGCAGCAGGCCGAGCAGGAGCGCACGGTCGATCGCGCACTCTGGCACGCAGGCACGACGGACGAAGCGCTGCTCAAGGGGCTCGTCGAGCGTCATTTCCAGTTCACGGGTTCGCCGCGCGCGAAGTCGCTGCTGGAAAACTGGGACGCGGCGCGCCGCCAGTTCGTGAAGGTGTTCCCGCACGAATACAAGCGCGCGCTGGGCGAGATCGGTGCGAAGAAGGCAGCGAAGGAAGTGCTGGCCGCCTGA
- a CDS encoding glutamate synthase subunit beta: MGKATGFLEFERRHEAYEAPLTRVKHYKEFVAALTDADAKVQGARCMDCGIPFCNNGCPVNNIIPDFNDLVYRQDWQQAIEVLHSTNNFPEFTGRICPAPCEAACTLGINEDPVGIKSIEHAIIDKAWAEGWVKPEPAAHKTGKKVAVVGSGPAGLAAAQQLARAGHDVTVFEKNDRVGGLLRYGIPDFKLEKWLIDRRMRQMEAEGVTFRTSVFIGKDPLPESIGSLAKETISPDTLKEEFDAVVIAGGSETPRDLPVPGRELAGVHFAMDFLPQQNRVNAGDKLVDQLLAKGKHVIVIGGGDTGSDCVGTSNRHGAKQVTQFELLPQPPEEENKPLVWPYWPIKLRTSSSHEEGCERDWAVATKRLEGKNGKVEKLIAVRVEWKDGKMQEVPGSEFEMKADLVLLAMGFTQPAAPVLDAFGVAKDARGNARAATEGDRSYYTSVDKVFAAGDMRRGQSLVVWAIREGRQCARSVDAYLMGHSELPR; this comes from the coding sequence ATGGGCAAGGCAACCGGTTTTCTGGAGTTCGAACGCCGCCACGAGGCGTACGAAGCACCGCTCACGCGCGTGAAGCACTACAAGGAATTCGTCGCGGCACTGACCGACGCGGACGCGAAGGTCCAGGGCGCGCGCTGCATGGATTGCGGCATCCCGTTCTGCAACAACGGCTGCCCGGTCAACAACATCATCCCGGACTTCAACGATCTCGTTTACCGCCAGGACTGGCAGCAGGCGATCGAAGTCCTGCACTCGACCAACAACTTCCCGGAATTCACGGGCCGCATCTGCCCGGCGCCGTGCGAGGCCGCGTGTACGCTCGGGATCAACGAAGACCCGGTCGGCATCAAGTCGATCGAGCACGCGATCATCGACAAGGCCTGGGCGGAAGGCTGGGTGAAGCCTGAGCCGGCTGCGCACAAGACGGGCAAGAAGGTTGCCGTCGTCGGCTCGGGCCCTGCGGGCCTCGCCGCCGCGCAGCAGCTCGCGCGCGCGGGCCACGACGTGACGGTGTTCGAGAAGAACGACCGTGTCGGCGGCCTGCTGCGCTACGGGATTCCCGATTTCAAGCTCGAGAAGTGGCTGATCGACCGCCGCATGCGCCAGATGGAAGCGGAAGGCGTGACGTTCCGCACCAGCGTGTTCATCGGCAAGGATCCGCTGCCCGAGTCGATCGGCAGCCTCGCGAAGGAAACCATTTCGCCGGACACGCTGAAGGAAGAATTCGACGCGGTCGTGATCGCCGGCGGTTCGGAAACGCCGCGCGACCTGCCGGTGCCGGGCCGCGAGCTCGCGGGCGTTCATTTCGCGATGGACTTCCTGCCGCAGCAGAACCGCGTGAACGCGGGCGACAAGCTCGTCGACCAGCTGCTCGCGAAGGGCAAGCACGTGATCGTGATCGGCGGTGGCGATACGGGTTCGGACTGCGTCGGCACGTCGAACCGTCACGGTGCGAAGCAGGTCACGCAGTTCGAACTGCTGCCGCAGCCGCCGGAAGAGGAAAACAAGCCGCTCGTGTGGCCGTACTGGCCGATCAAGCTGCGCACGTCGTCGTCGCACGAGGAAGGCTGCGAGCGCGACTGGGCGGTCGCGACGAAGCGTCTCGAAGGCAAGAACGGCAAGGTCGAGAAGCTGATCGCGGTGCGCGTCGAGTGGAAGGACGGCAAGATGCAGGAAGTGCCGGGCTCCGAGTTCGAGATGAAGGCCGATCTCGTGTTGCTCGCGATGGGCTTCACGCAGCCGGCAGCGCCCGTGCTCGACGCGTTCGGCGTCGCGAAGGACGCGCGCGGCAATGCGCGTGCGGCGACCGAAGGCGATCGCTCGTACTACACGTCGGTCGACAAGGTGTTCGCGGCAGGCGACATGCGTCGCGGCCAGTCGCTGGTGGTGTGGGCGATCCGCGAAGGCCGCCAGTGCGCGCGCTCGGTCGATGCGTACCTGATGGGGCATTCGGAACTGCCGCGCTGA
- a CDS encoding alanine/glycine:cation symporter family protein, producing the protein MEAFVHGLIDAVNGVLWNYVLIALLLGAGAWFTVRFRMIQLKALFLSMKLVGSKGEPGSISSFQAFATGLASRVGTGNIAGVAVALTVGGPGAIFWMWMTALVGMSSAFVEATLAQIFKVSHPDGSYRGGPAYYIQTGLRSRGFGVLFSLSLILAFGFVFNAVQANAIADAFHTSFGWSRETVGLGLVLLSAPIIFGGIRRIATVAQVIVPLMAIGYLGLAVYAVATHIALVPDVIALIVKSAFGLEQAAGGLTGYAVSQAIAIGVKRGLFSNEAGMGSAPNAAATASTRHPVTQGLIQMLGVFVDTIVICSATAFVILLSGQYELGTGMEGAALTQRAISSHVGDWGGIYMAVAIFFLAFSSVIGNYAYAEGNVEFITKRRGVLPLFRVAVLGMVMFGSVGQLPLVWAMADTSMGLMAIVNLIAILALGKYAHAAWADYRRQRAAGIADPVFTRNTIPELARVLPADVWGEHGPLPQRPVSAEAASAPRAAVSES; encoded by the coding sequence ATGGAAGCATTCGTGCATGGGCTGATCGACGCCGTCAACGGCGTGTTGTGGAACTACGTGCTGATTGCGCTGCTGCTCGGTGCCGGTGCGTGGTTCACGGTGCGGTTCCGGATGATCCAGCTGAAGGCGCTGTTCCTCAGCATGAAACTGGTCGGCAGCAAGGGCGAGCCGGGCAGCATCTCGTCGTTCCAGGCGTTCGCGACCGGGCTCGCGAGCCGCGTCGGCACCGGCAACATCGCCGGCGTCGCGGTCGCGCTGACGGTCGGCGGGCCGGGGGCGATCTTCTGGATGTGGATGACGGCGCTGGTCGGGATGTCGTCCGCGTTCGTCGAGGCGACGCTCGCGCAGATCTTCAAGGTGTCGCACCCGGACGGCAGCTATCGCGGCGGCCCCGCTTACTACATCCAGACCGGCCTGCGTTCGCGCGGCTTCGGCGTGCTGTTCTCGCTGTCGCTGATCCTCGCGTTCGGCTTCGTGTTCAACGCGGTGCAGGCCAATGCGATCGCCGATGCGTTCCATACGTCGTTCGGCTGGAGCCGCGAGACGGTCGGCCTCGGTCTCGTGCTGCTGAGCGCGCCGATCATCTTCGGCGGCATCCGCCGCATCGCGACGGTCGCGCAGGTGATCGTGCCGCTGATGGCGATCGGCTATCTCGGGCTCGCGGTCTACGCGGTCGCGACGCACATCGCATTGGTGCCGGACGTGATCGCGCTGATCGTGAAGAGCGCATTCGGCCTCGAGCAGGCGGCGGGCGGCCTGACGGGCTATGCGGTCAGCCAGGCGATCGCGATCGGCGTGAAGCGCGGGCTGTTCTCGAACGAAGCAGGGATGGGCAGCGCGCCGAACGCGGCCGCGACCGCGAGCACGCGGCACCCCGTCACGCAGGGGCTGATCCAGATGCTCGGCGTGTTCGTCGACACGATCGTGATCTGCAGCGCGACCGCGTTCGTGATCCTGCTGTCGGGCCAGTACGAGCTCGGCACCGGCATGGAAGGCGCGGCGCTCACGCAGCGCGCGATCTCGAGCCACGTCGGCGACTGGGGCGGCATCTACATGGCCGTCGCGATCTTCTTCCTCGCGTTCTCGTCGGTGATCGGCAACTACGCGTATGCGGAAGGCAACGTCGAATTCATCACGAAGCGGCGCGGCGTGCTGCCGCTGTTTCGCGTCGCGGTGCTCGGGATGGTGATGTTCGGCAGCGTCGGGCAACTGCCGCTCGTGTGGGCGATGGCCGATACGAGCATGGGGCTGATGGCGATCGTCAACCTGATCGCGATCCTCGCGCTCGGCAAGTATGCGCACGCCGCGTGGGCCGACTATCGCCGCCAGCGCGCGGCAGGTATCGCCGATCCGGTGTTCACGCGCAACACGATCCCGGAACTCGCGCGCGTGCTGCCGGCCGACGTGTGGGGCGAGCACGGTCCGCTGCCGCAGCGTCCGGTTTCGGCCGAAGCGGCGAGCGCGCCGCGTGCCGCGGTGAGCGAGTCATGA